The Glandiceps talaboti chromosome 9, keGlaTala1.1, whole genome shotgun sequence genome window below encodes:
- the LOC144439761 gene encoding cysteine-rich secretory protein LCCL domain-containing 2-like: MGLYKPTIKLMLSIVADCEDKSTDVCDSSAATPCTVRCPAGCASTSKKVWGDNYYAGDSSLCKAAVHYGSITDEDGGVVLVLFRDGDSAYYEQTRNSITTTSYGAYKLTFLFAGTAVYMDNCEQKPGDHCATAVTICGIRCPPGCASASKKVWGTDDYTADSPVCTAAIHHGSITDKDGGTVQVKFDEYGKTSYTGSTRNGVTSTSFGEYGISYSFAF; this comes from the exons ATGGGATTATACAAACCCACTATCAAATTAATGCTCT CAATTGTAGCTGACTGTGAAGACAAATCAACTGATGTTTGTGACAGCTCAGCAGCTACACCATGCAC TGTACGTTGTCCAGCTGGATGTGCTTCTACCAGTAAGAAAGTATGGGGAGATAATTATTACGCAGGG GACTCTTCACTGTGCAAGGCTGCCGTTCACTATGGGTCGATAACTGATGAAGATGGTGGTGTTGTTCTAGTTTTATTCAGAGATGGGGATAGTGCTTACTATGAGCAAACCAGGAATTCCATAACGACTACAAG CTATGGTGCATACAAGTTGACGTTTTTGTTTGCGGGTACCGCTG TTTATATGGATAACTGTGAACAAAAACCAGGCGATCATTGTGCCACTGCCGTAACTATATGTGG AATTCGATGTCCACCCGGATGTGCTTCTGCCAGTAAGAAAGTGTGGGGAACCGATGATTACACAGCG GACTCCCCAGTGTGCACGGCTGCCATTCACCATGGGTCGATAACTGATAAAGATGGTGGTACTGTTCAAGTTAAATTCGACGAATACGGGAAAACTAGTTACACTGGCTCTACCAGGAATGGCGTAACTAGTACTAG CTTTGGTGAATATGGGATATCGTATTCGTTTGCCTTTTAG